TACTTCAAATTATATAGCGAAGGACCTTGTTCGGTGCGCGCGTCAAGAAATGACGGAGGAGGCGGAGATACGTCGTGGTGATCGGAGGCGGAGCTGGAGGCGACTTCCGGCGTGGAAGCCGCAGCATTCAAGGAGCTCTTCCTGTGGTGGAGAATCTCGGCAGTTCCCCAGGGGTTGGAGGCACAGAAAAGAAGACATGAAGAGCGAGTCCGGGTCCGAGCTCCGAGAGATTTAACGAAGTAAGAGTATTTTGAAGAGGAAACCCTAGGTGCAGTTGAGCAGGAGTAGAGCTTCGCTGTAGAAGGAATAGAGAGCATCATTGAAATCGTTGGTTGGGGTGTGTGAGACTGAATGTGTGaaaaatgtgtgaaatttgtgaaatCGGAACAGGATAAAGGAAAGCATGCGAATGAGAGAGATAAATTCGATTGgaaaatctatatatacttattaaattttgtcgATTAATCGATTAATTAAAGAGCATAAATAGTTACAATCGTTAATTAGTTACGTTTTGCAAATGAGAAATTTCCTAATTATCATTGTGCATAGCAGTGGTCGGTGCACACATATTCCTAAATTAGCCCATACTTTATCACCCAATATATGGCAATGGCCGGTACATAGATGTTCATATATtagttcataattaattaaatataaattgattaataattattataattttaattatgttaaggacagtatttttatacataaataaataaattattataacaaGTTATTCAGTAAACACAATTACTCTTTGCGATTATTCGTATTAAACATATTATTGCAACTTGACTTtgttcaaattaatatttacgGAGTACTAAATTACCTGGtatagaaaattttgaaaatcaagACTTTGAGGAGATTGGATGAGAGGAGAATTTCATCGTGCATAACAGAGTTGCCACTTTCAATTTGAAACTTTTGTGTTGTTCACTAAATCGTTGTCTTAAAcgattttaaatatgatttaattgtgaattgaCTTGAGCTTTAAGTGAATGTGATGTTTGaaatttagataaatatattatttatcttgccgttttccccctttttttccaaaaaacatctcaatcaaaatataattatacaaattatttATCGTTTTTAAACAATCTTAGTTTTATGTAAAAGTACGCGTTTGAAGTTTGTCATTGTATTACCAAAGCTTCAACATAGCATGTCAGCTTGGATATACACAATTACgtgaatttcaaatataactatacataaaagaaaacaaacaactAAAGTTTCCATTCCACTCTTAAGTGTAGCATTTATAACTCGCATAATTGATCAAAGTCATAACTGAAATACAACACGGCCATAGATCACATAGCTTAGGTTTATGGTTACGCAGTATAAACCACATAACTATGTTTCACAAATAGACAATGATACTGTTGGTAAGACATTTCCCACTTTAGCTAATAGGCTAAAAGGTTCAACTCAATACTGCATCGCTACACGTCAACCTccttcaattaatttttttgaacaaaaacaagatttttggaaaatgatGGATAGTTTGTTGTGATACATTATTTGGAGAACTCGAAGGCAACGAAAAAAGAAGTCATATTTACCTTGAAAGTTCTAACAAATGTTATGTTGTTTCCAACGCCGTTGTGATTAGTGATGGCGCCAACGGAGACGAGGTCAAGAAAAATGGGttgatgtgattttttttattctttcccCATCAAAGCCATGCTGTTGTTGCACTTGCTTACAATATCTGTTGTTCAAAATTCAATAAGCTACAAGCGTGTCACATAAttgctaaaaaaattaatagtaagcTGTTAATTGGTAATCTGAATactaaaattgcaaattttcCTCTAAAGTATTAAAGCActctaaaatattcaatttttagcCGAGTTATTAGATAAACCATAAATCTTCCTCGACAAAGTGATGAATCCTCATCCCCAATCGTCAAAAACAAAGCATCCAATCTCTTGCCTAAAATCTTCTTTATCTTTTCATCTAATTTCTTCAGAACCACAATAAATGCCTCAGAAGCAGGCCACAACAACATTGCAATCGCACCAATCAAAAGGATAGTTCAGAAACATATTTCCTCAAAATATTTCAGTATCTCAGTTACAGGCCAACTGCTGGTGAATATCTAGGTAAAAGTTCGAATAAAGTCCATGACAATGATTCCTTGATTCCCTCCGAGTATAACTCAAATCTTGACAAGCTTGTCTCTTTTCTGCGACACTGATTTTTATCCTAGGAAGTTGACAATGACCAAATGAAGCACTAGATTGCAGAGTACAAAATCAGCAAAAGCACGTTCAGGAGGCAAATCCTGCAAAATGTGAACACAAGAAGACTAAGTGACGGGAACAAATAAAGTTATCAACTCAAGAAAAGTTGAGAAGACTGAGAATATAATATTGATCCAAGCTTTATTTCTTAGTATTATCCGCTATTAGTCTACAATTGGTGCTATTAATCTGATCTGTTACTAAGATTACAAGACAttccatttcaattttgtcTGGTAAGAAAAAGACACAAGAGAAAAGCGTGTTCTGAGAAAATCCATAAGTTCCGGGAGTTCAGTTAGATGACAATTGATATTCCTTTGCTCAAGgttttacaaattaattactaaaaacttGATAACAAAGAACTAAACGTTAATAGTAGAACTAATAGCTCGAACTTTCAACCtatgaattttcataaatcTTATCAAGAAAAGATTGATTCCTAACTCCAGAACTTGGAGAACAAAGCTTTGACAAGATGCATTACCTTGAATTCCTTGTTGTCTTTGTTTACTTGAATTCGGAGGCTAACTGtaacacaaaaatagaaatccaGTAAACACTTTGTAttccaaaatttgatcaaCATCTTATTGCATATAAAATAAGACGGTGCAATCCTACATACCAGCAAGGACAGCAGTCCCCACACAAGAAAGTACACCAGAAAGAAAGGAGTTAAATGGGAATGACCCGACAATAGCCATGTAAGCAACCTGGTCAGAAACAGAACATTGGATTTCCATgttaaaaagaaacaaataatttaaagacAAGTATGAGGGTCAGAAGCGAGTTGtttttaatacttttatatGATTTACAAGATCAAAGTACACTAGTTAGCTAGTCAATGTACACCTGATTTGATTGACAGGAGTTATATTAGGATTTAGGACAAAGGGCAGAAGAGGTTGAGCCATCTACGTTCTATCATTTCTTCATATATGTTTAACTCATTATCGAATATCGATACCCATAAACAAAAACCATACGGTATCACCACATCATACAGCTCTTTCAATTGCTAAAACGAATTCAAACATAATACCCATCATAGTGCTGATATCCTCTATAATCTTCAGTTTCTTGATCAATGTAAAAGATGGTACTATATGTGTCTCCAGAAATACAACCTCATCATGTGGAAATGGAATTACTGATAAAgtgcataaaaatatagaaaacaaatagagaaaaaatcaTCTTCTTTTCTGTGTCCGCATAGCTGTGCGGTCATGGAAGCTCAAGAGCCAATATTATGGTAACTTGCGCATTTTCAAACATAGCTTCACAAAGGAAAATCCACTTATGACTATGAGTTTAGACATTATTCTTAGATAGATCGATAGCTTCATAAAGGAAAATCCACTTATGAGTTTAGACATTATCCTTAGATAGATCAATTCAATCCCAACATGTCAGACACAGTAATCTAAATAAAGAGTAGGATATAGACCAACTTGTCTGCACAGTTTATAAATCACATTGTCGAGGACCGGAGAAATCAAATAGCTACTTCCAAGCTGAGGATCTAGCCACAACCAAGCACAAAGTTTTATGATAGTTGGTCAATCGTGTGAGAAACTATCCTAAACTATCAGTTGTATGGGCACTTCAAGTTATAGCTTAGAGCTGTCAATCATTAGAAGGATTATGTGAATCAGTTTAATAAAAAGGATCAAAAGAAGTGCATGAAAATTAAATCAGATGCATTAGGAAGTGATTCTGAACATCAACTATTTATATCACCAAATATTGCAGTGACTATTCTCAGTATGCATATCTCCAGATGAAGACCAACTACATTGAATTTGACAAACACATTATCTTTATAAACTCTGATTCCCCTAACATATCCATGTTAGCTCCACTTCAGAACTCGAACAGAtcatatacttaattttttacagaaaattcataaatgaaaCGCTTAACATATCTACTTCATAAGCCAACATCTGCTACATAACCCCAAATCGCCTCCCATATCATAAGCTAGACAAGCATCCCAAAGTATTCTAATTCCATACACAATAACCCAACCTCACATCAAAATAAccattattatcattatcattatcattttcAGCTTAAAAAGTTTCAGTTTCACTTCACCTCAAAAATCCGAATTCCACTCATCCCCCTATAAACACTTTCAGATCTAAACCTCCATAGTtcaaagaatgaaaaaatagaggaAATTAGTTAAAATGGGCAAACAAAGCACCGTAAATACTATGTCAAATAAATTCTAGTCATACCTGGATTACAGCGGTAGCAACAGCGAACAGAATATAGAGATCAATTATCTGAAAAACAGTTCCAACAATTTAACCCTAAATTGTTCGGAAAAAAATAAACGAAGCATCTGCAAATACAATAGAATGGGGAGAGAGAGCGAGACCTTGAGATTATTAGGGGTTGCCGCGTAGGCAGAGCGGAGAGAGTGAAACAGAGCGTGGGCATCTTTCGTGGTGGCCGATCTCCCCATCTctctattttgttttgaaaacaGTGGCTCTGCAGACTGAATCCAAGTCTTTGTTAAAGTAAATTAGCTATGATGATAATTCATACCAATTATCGCAACGCAGAATACGAAATTACTATCAAAtctattatgaaaataaattgtcaAAATATCTATTTTCACGTTTGACATTCTTTCCTTAAGGGTTATAAGACCAACTTTTTTAcgttgctaacttgctaactcatcaacgtagtgtattaaaaatgtcaacacgatcacataaaaatatcaatacatatttgtgttgacattttaataaacttgttgacatttaaatattaatgtcaacacaatatattaaaatatcaacgtaagtttatattgacatttcagTATCATCatgttattgacattttgaatACACtacattgatgagttagcaagttagcaatttaagaaaagttagcaaCAGATTACAACCACTTTCCTTAATACTctatgttttataaaaattgtttggtctattttttttttaaaatatcataaattctGAAAGCTTATAACAACTGTTTAAAAACTGAtgtttagtactccctccattttatagtaatggagcgttttttttcggcacggagattaagaaaaatatgttaggtgagttaaagACTTaaagtaaatggagaataaagcggaaaatgaaaaaaagtaagtgatgaagagagaaaaaagtagggatgtcaatcgggccagcccaccgGGTTTTGGGCCAACCCtattcgggttgcgggtcaatcgggtgcgggctaatcaggttgtgattttttcgggttataaaagtttaGTCCTAACCCTAAATCTcaggtttcgggctagccaagcgggctaatcgggttgctaccgataaaattaatatgcgttcaatccaataaatgtggtgaaaattagttatatttataaaatgtaaaatatttaattatgataaatttgagatatatgcttaaactcaaacataaacatgatcaagtactaatatttgagattgatgcaaaataaaacataaacatcaagaaattttaaaacatgttttagagatttaaatatattttttagtgaatttgaagtttctaatttatatatctattattatgttaataaaaatttaatatataatttatatatttaatatataaaattgaaagttatttttttagtaatctataaaataaccaatgaaGTGTCAAATTagagttaaataaatagaacgatagaaaattttatcgggtttttGGGCTAGCtcatcgggttttcgggtctggccctaacgggttgcgggctaatcgggctgtAATTTTACCGGACTATAAATTTCAACCCTAATCCTGTAAATTTAGCGGGCTATTTGGGCCGACCCACGGGTTGtgggctacattgacatccctagaaaaaaataagaaagagtaaagtaggtgtggaaaaatgtgttgacttttactaaaaagagaaacgactctattaatatgaaacgtatcaaaatgacaaaatgactctattattatggaacgaagggagcaGTAAGTAACAAAGTATTGATCCTACATTGATTTGTGTTTCGGTCTAGGTCAAGTTGATTATATCTCATTCAGATGTTTAAAACTATGATTTTACTGTGTATGATCTCTGATTAGttgaaaatgatttaaatataataaataatgtctTAGAACtagaaaatacataataaaataagttagttAATTTACATCAATAgcacatttaattaattgatggatATTAAGTTAAACAgaaggaattaaataataaaaagatagcgtgaattatttataaatttaattgatggATATTAGGTTAAAAAGgagttaaataataaaaagatagcGTGAagtatttacaaatttaattgatGGATATTAGGTTAAacagaaggaaataaataataaaaaagatagcattatttatttataatttgacaTTGAGTCGGAAGATCAATATTAATTTCGATAGTAATATAAGTTAATATTCACTTGAGATATGATTATTAAATTGGGAGtcaatttaatcaatatttagctAGACAGGTAAGCCCAATTATTTCATTGCTAAACGCAATAGTAATAGTGTCCTTCCTATCGTCCTATTCTTTGACAAATCTTAAGAGAAGGTGTGAGCTATCATCATGTTTACAAAGGTAAGATCTTAATCACTTAGTAAGCCTTAATAGGATACTCTTTAACCTTTTTGATTGCTATGTGCACATCTAGATCcaaagaatttattttataataatctaaatttgaTGGTCTCTACAGCATCCTAGAGTAATATTTCATGTTGGATGTTTTTTCACtgaatatttcttttagtATCATGTTACCTTGGGTAACAGTTCAACATATTAAAAGAGATTATATGTATAATGGGTCCTCTTCTAATGCTTTCAgcataataatttcaaaataagacTGAATCTAAACCCTTAGATGTTGAGATGAAAGGCTgagattcaataaaaaaaaattatcaacaaatagAAACAAAGATTTCAACAAAAGGGTACAATGGTCTATTCAGACTAAACTGAGCGTGAGATTTAATATTGGTTCTCACCGCATGTCACACTTCTTCACCCATCACAACAAATTATCTCTTGCCGATCAAAAGAAACGATTCATTTCTCTCCATCTTCTCTAACGAAAAAGCTCCAAATCACTCCATCTTCTCCGACGAAAAGTTCGACGTAGGACAGATTTAgagatttgaaaaaatagaCGGTATTGACtgtatgttttaaatttaatgttcCAAATTTGTTATGAACTTGATAAAATCTCAACAAAAACAATAGTAATACATTAATTATGCAGCAAACGACTTCAATTTGAGTTTAAGGAATTCATTCGGAAGTGAGTGATTCTGCAGAAGATGTATCGAAAggtatttttaagttttagttTATGATTTCTAATCTCAACaaagaattagggtttagttTTTGATAATATATGCTTAAAAGGCTTCAATTCTTGTTTTGTTGTTAAGTTTGTTAAACTAGGTAAATGAAATCttcaattattatgttaaCTTTTGTTGGATTGATTTCTAATTTCAACTATTACGAGGATGATAGAATCTTCAATTTCTGAAAGCTTGAACTTCTGTTGATATTAGTTTGTCAAATTATAAGTCGATAACTAATCACACACTGCACCTTTATCAGATTATTATAAGTTTGCTATAACTAGACAAAATGTTGTGTTAGCCATATATTGATAATGtcttacatatatattgataatgTGTTAGCTATATGTTGATAACTAATTACACACTGCAGTTTTTGTTTGCTACACTTTATCATATCTAAAACaaatgttgatattgtgttgcaTAAATGTTGATAATATGTTAGCTATAGGTTGATATTTGTGAATTCAAACAGTTGGTTAGAATCATTGTGGTACCTGACATAAGTTTCTTGAGAAACTAATTATCATGGTTTACGTTTACCGCGCTATAACTTTTGTTTCCtatatataatacaaatattaatattgagtTAGCTAAATGTTGATAATGAGTTAACTATATGTTGATATCAAGTTAGTTATGTGTTGATAATCTGTTAGTTATATGTTAATGATATCTTAGATATATGTTGAAATTTGTGAATTCAAGAGCCTGATAGAATGATTGTAGTACTTTACATAAGTTTgtttctaaattaattatcatggTTTATGTTTACCAAAAATACAGCTACAAGGAAAAGATCTAGACCACGGGAAGATGAAGATAACTTTACAGCAATGAGAACTTAAGGTCTTctgttgaaaaaattaaaaaggcaAAAGCCGCAAAATAGAAACAGGAAGATAGAAGGAAGGAAAAGGAAGCCGAAGGAGATTCTTTGGAAAAGAGAACATaaacagaaaatgaagaaacacACAAGGAAAAGGAAGTTGCTGACGATTCTTCACAAGAAACCGAAAAGGAAGGCGGAGAGAGACAGGAAAACAGAGGAGAAGGCAGGAAAACAAAagttgaagaaagaaaagccGGAGACGGATAAAGACGAGGAGGAGACAAAAACATTGAATATAAATAGGGCAACCAAATACTTTGTCAATATGTTGGAACGTTTAATTGATAAGCAAAAGGCTGCTGCAAAATTGATGTGAAAGCAGTTACCGCAAATTGGAAAAACAGTAGGAGATTTGTAGGATAATATGTTAACTTAACTTCTTTTGTGACTATGCCGCCATTGAATATTTTGTAAGTAGAAATACTAAAGGCATTACCTATATCATTTTGGACATGTTACGTGTGTGTACCTTTTGGCAGTATTGAGAAGTATCGGAACTcatctataaaatattaagaagtACATGATTTGGTATTGTTTcaatgttgtgttgatattattttgttattcacAGCTATAATGAAAATGTGTATAAGCCAATTATTGAGAAATTATACATGATTTATtgagaattccaaatagttatgttaagaatttatacacaatttattgagaattccaaatagttatGTTGAGAAATTGTACACGATATATtgagaattccaaatagttatGTTGAGAATTTATACACGATTTATtgagaattccaaatagttatGTTAAGAAATTATACATGATTTATTGAGAATTCTAAATAGTTATGTTGAGAATTTATACACCATTTATtgagaattccaaatagttatGTTGAGAATTTGTACACCATTTATTGAGAATTCAAGATAGTTCAGTTGAGAATATATAAAGTTGTATCGATGTTCATTCGTTTACAGATAATTGAAAATGTAAACAACACGAAATGTTTTGAACAAACTTAATAGTTAATAgtatatggaaaataaaatgagataacATTCAGAACATAACTTTGAGATTATTATTCTTCCATACCAACATGGAACCACGAATGCTAAGGAATATCCAAACAAGGAATTATGTATGCAAATAAATAGTGATAGGAACAActgatttatttatgttttctgttttctctTTGCCGCAATTCCTTGAATCATGATTAACCATTTTATGGCATTTTCCACATCGTCTAGGAGGTTTAGCTGCCGCCTTCTTCGCCGCCTCCATCTTAGAAGGCCATGGATCCAGATCCTTTACACTTCACCACATTTGGTGGATGAGCATGTATAACATCAGGCCTCACAACACCATACAATTCCTCAaacctcttctttttctccaaCATCATGTATAACATCAGGCCTCACATCACAGAAGAACCATCACCAAAAAGCTGATTTCCAACATCCTCAACGTCGTCCTCAGCTCTTTGTACTAATTTGTATATTGTGTGCAGTTTGTTGATGACATTACACTCGTCATCGAAAAAGAAATCTATagataataaacaaaataatatcaacatagtaCACCAATAATATCAACAGTCCtattaagaaaagaaaaatatcaactcAATAAGCaaaaactataaattataataaatcaatGTATAATACTTGTCTGACCCTGAAAAGTTGAGGTCGAAGAACCAACTAAATCGGGTCACAAAAATCAGGttacaaaaatcaataaaaaaacacttctgtcaacaaaaattaagCAACACAATTATTGATACATACCTACCATTATTGAATAAAGACAGCAACAAAATAGCTCGGAAAAGATGAAAAACGCGATAAGCTGATGAGATCGGCAAAAATCGAACAACATGAATCATTCCTCAATATTAATGCTGTGTGATTTGGAGAATATGATTTTGGAAACAAAATATTCATGATTTAAAGAGTGAATTTTGAAGATACGATTGAGTCTGGCATAGAGAATATAGGAGAAGAGAGATTTtaggaaagaaaataagagtGAGATTGGGAGTATAGTCATGTGCGGTAACTTTGATAGACTAAAATACtctttttagattaatttaaataattaaaggagaaaaaaaaagataaaatctaAGCTAATCTAGTCCTTAGATtagagggacggagggatatGATTATGTCTTATTTTGGGATtagtaattagttagcatttgATCATGATCCCATGTATAATTACTTTAAAGAATCAGCTATGCAAAAGTGGAGATTTTCCCCGTATATTCTAATCAAGTATATATTGTGTATACATTAATCTAGCTCATTAGAATTAAACAGACATTGAATATCTCAAacacatgaattaaattacattaacAAGGAGCTCGAATTATAATCTGgatatttaaatgataaatcaatattaatcACAATAGCGACACAGCTGATTAATATTCCTTAAACactttaatcaaattaagactaatttaattaagtggaAGTTTATTGGGATAAAGCCTATCCAAATTTTTGTAGATCTTTAGCCATGCCCAACAAGTGttctataaatatgagaagAGAATCAGATCACAAGACATTAGTCTTACAACTTTTGATCTTTGAAAATTTCGAATATCTCAAGAAAGAGAGTTTTGAATCCCCAATTTTCTCTTCCCCAACTTTAGAAGTTTGATAATTTAGTACTACAACAAGTATTTGGCTAGAAGATTTAAGGTCGAATCCAACTGCTGGAGTGACGAGAATAGCAGGTTCTCATCTACACAATAACATCAACATAGAAAAGGTAACCCTTGatacttaaaatttaagaGTACGCCTAGGATCAATTTATATGATTTAATGTGTATgttaaattgcattttatattagattttaatttcttgCAATTAACTCATGAATTTTCAGGAATCATGCTATGAAATCGGAAAGGGGATCTTCGAAACATCCTAACAATCAGGTAGTGTTGTTCAATTTGCCGAGTCTTTTTGAGTTTTTAAGTTAACTTTTAGCAGACTTGGTCTCTGAATAAGAATAATTGAATAACCTGCATGTTTAGtatctatgaaaatatataatgacTCAACTCACACAACTCGTGTACATTACATTGGTTGAAATGTCCGCCAATTAATCTCCAGGTCGAACACATGACAACTCGATTACTCTAACTTTTATCTTCTccttagtaaagtggttgtcCATTCCAAACGTGCTTGATTATATCATGTTGAACCAGGTTTACAATTATACTGATGCGGTTGTGTTATCACATAATATCTGATACGTCTTGATCTGGTTGCTGACCATACACTTCGTTGTTACGGCATTGATTGCGAATATATCTCCAACTCATCTATTTGCGCACTGTGTTCAATGCACCCTTCATGCTCATAATCgcacaaaattagaaacattTTAACATGCTAATCACAtcctaaattataaaattaatcatgtATAATTATCTCTAGCAATGGTCTGACATCCAAGTGGTGATAATTCGTCGGACAAATATTTACCTGCGGAGAAAGAATAATCGTGGGGTTTGAATTTTTGGTACAGTTAGGTATAGtcatagtattttttagaatGATGTGTGACCACAAGCTTTTGACTTATACTTTAGAgaattttgattgaattgCCATTGAATAATTGTTTCGGTTAAtgttatattactataatagTATGTGTTGGTTGTGGAATAGGAAAAAAGTTACAAGGGAATTAAATAGTTAGGTTTTTGTTAAATTGGTTATAAAGTGCACTAAAACGTGACAATTTTGGTATCACAAAGAATTACGGCGGTTGCCTCCGCTGGTGATTTGCCAAAGTATATAACCGGCAGATGAAATTTGCTTCAAATTTTTCACTTTAGATGCCTCTTACCCGTcgtatgcatatttatttaccggtgaatataatcaaatgcaaactctaaatattgtacaaactccaaattatgatatgaaccgttagaaaatgtcaacagatgactaaataatagcaacaaaaaatttcaatacaatgtcaacggttgatactgtgttgacattgtgtttacattgtattgaaattatgttgacatcaaaatcttgaaattttatactgtgttgacattgtgttgacgtTATGTTGACAAtgtgttgaaaagtttggagtttgtacgagtttgcattttattactactcctGGTGTATTTACCAACTAATTTCTCTCCACCGATTAAAACATGTgttttttgtagtgaaaaATTATTGGTGGTTTGTTAAGCTATTAACGAGATCGCACACACAAGTTAGTTCTTATATTTCAGTTTTTGAACTAGATGATGCTTAAAACTTCCTAGTTAGTattaaattccaaatatgAAGATGCTTATAACAAGATAATGCTTACAAGTTCAACAATTAATAGCGAATGAGGCATATCAATTATCAAACCTACATCGATCCTTTCATGTTTTaaattgacttttttttttttttcattttctaaa
The genomic region above belongs to Salvia hispanica cultivar TCC Black 2014 chromosome 3, UniMelb_Shisp_WGS_1.0, whole genome shotgun sequence and contains:
- the LOC125209069 gene encoding dolichyl-diphosphooligosaccharide--protein glycosyltransferase subunit DAD1, with the protein product MGRSATTKDAHALFHSLRSAYAATPNNLKIIDLYILFAVATAVIQVAYMAIVGSFPFNSFLSGVLSCVGTAVLAVSLRIQVNKDNKEFKDLPPERAFADFVLCNLVLHLVIVNFLG